The following proteins are co-located in the Roseofilum reptotaenium CS-1145 genome:
- a CDS encoding SufE family protein — protein MTETTQTLPPNLDKIVKRFQRSQDPKRRIEQLIDYAKKLPPFPDTDKVEENKVPGCVSQVYVTATLEDGKLHYQADSDAQLTKGLVALLVRGLDGLSPEEVATLSGDFIQETGLCVNLTPSRANGFYNIFETMKKKAIAASTQ, from the coding sequence ATGACCGAAACAACTCAAACCCTACCCCCTAACTTAGATAAAATTGTCAAACGTTTTCAACGCTCTCAAGACCCAAAGCGTCGCATCGAGCAACTCATTGACTACGCCAAGAAATTACCTCCCTTTCCAGACACAGATAAAGTCGAAGAAAATAAAGTCCCCGGTTGTGTCTCCCAAGTCTATGTCACAGCGACTCTAGAAGACGGGAAACTACACTATCAAGCCGATTCTGATGCCCAGTTGACCAAGGGCCTAGTGGCATTACTCGTCAGAGGATTAGATGGATTAAGCCCTGAAGAAGTCGCCACTCTCTCTGGAGACTTCATCCAAGAGACCGGATTATGCGTAAACTTAACGCCGTCTCGGGCTAATGGATTTTACAATATCTTTGAGACGATGAAAAAAAAGGCGATCGCCGCTAGTACGCAATAG
- the mog gene encoding molybdopterin adenylyltransferase: MNTRIGIVTASDRASAGVYEDLSGKAIIDRLQEYLTSPWESVYEVIPDDYDTIKTTLISLIDDRHCSLVVTTGGTGPAPRDVTPEATEEVCDKMLPGFGELMRSVSLQYVPTAILSRQTAGIRGSALIVNLPGKPKSIRECLDAVFPAIPYCLDLIGAPYLECNSDVIQVFRPKKK; encoded by the coding sequence ATGAATACCCGTATTGGAATCGTAACCGCCTCAGACCGAGCCAGCGCAGGAGTCTATGAAGACCTCTCTGGAAAAGCCATTATCGATCGCCTCCAAGAATATCTCACCAGTCCCTGGGAATCCGTCTATGAGGTTATCCCAGATGACTATGACACAATTAAAACTACCCTTATTTCCCTCATTGATGATCGCCACTGCTCCCTCGTTGTCACCACTGGAGGAACCGGCCCCGCTCCCAGGGACGTAACCCCGGAAGCCACGGAAGAAGTCTGTGACAAAATGCTGCCGGGATTTGGGGAACTCATGCGTTCCGTATCCCTACAATATGTTCCCACAGCCATCTTATCGCGACAAACCGCAGGCATTCGCGGCAGCGCCCTCATTGTCAATCTTCCTGGTAAACCGAAATCCATTCGAGAATGTTTAGATGCTGTATTTCCTGCCATTCCCTACTGCTTAGACTTGATTGGCGCACCCTATCTAGAGTGTAATTCGGACGTGATTCAAGTCTTTCGACCGAAGAAAAAGTAA
- the ychF gene encoding redox-regulated ATPase YchF, translated as MLRAGIVGLPNVGKSTLFNALVANAKAQAANFPFCTIEPNVGVVAVPDERLSVLAKISQSEQIVPTRIEFVDIAGLVQGASQGEGLGNQFLANIREVDAIVHVVRCFENDDIIHVSGSVDPSRDIEVINLELALADLSQVERRLDRARKQARGNKDGLVEVSALEKLLPVLNEGKSARLASLNEEELDSIQGLGLLTAKPIIYAANVSEDDLAEGNEWVEVVKQMAAQETAQVVTISAQVESELIELPPEDRDDFLASLGVEEGGLQSLIRATYTLLGLRTYLTTGPKETRAWTIQAGMTAPQAAGVIHSDFERGFIRAETIAYQDLVSHGSMNAAKEKGLVRSEGKEYVVQEGDVMLFRFNV; from the coding sequence ATGCTCAGAGCTGGAATTGTTGGACTGCCCAATGTGGGCAAATCAACGTTATTTAACGCCTTAGTCGCCAATGCTAAAGCACAAGCGGCTAATTTTCCATTTTGTACAATTGAACCCAATGTTGGGGTGGTTGCCGTCCCTGATGAACGCCTGTCCGTATTGGCTAAAATTTCCCAATCTGAACAAATCGTTCCCACGCGGATTGAATTTGTTGATATTGCTGGTTTAGTCCAAGGAGCCAGTCAAGGTGAAGGCCTTGGTAACCAGTTTTTAGCCAATATTCGAGAAGTAGATGCCATTGTGCATGTGGTTCGATGCTTTGAAAATGATGATATCATTCATGTTTCCGGTTCTGTCGATCCGAGTCGGGATATTGAGGTGATTAATCTAGAGTTGGCCCTAGCTGACTTGAGTCAAGTTGAACGGCGATTAGACCGCGCTCGTAAGCAAGCCAGAGGGAATAAGGACGGTCTGGTCGAAGTGAGTGCCCTGGAAAAACTACTTCCTGTCTTGAATGAAGGAAAATCTGCCCGTTTAGCGTCTTTGAATGAGGAAGAACTCGACAGTATTCAAGGTTTGGGTCTGTTAACGGCTAAACCGATTATTTATGCCGCGAATGTATCTGAAGATGATTTAGCTGAAGGTAATGAATGGGTAGAGGTGGTCAAACAAATGGCGGCCCAAGAAACGGCCCAAGTGGTGACCATTTCCGCCCAGGTGGAGTCAGAGTTAATTGAACTGCCTCCAGAAGACCGGGACGATTTTCTGGCCAGTTTAGGCGTAGAGGAGGGCGGTCTACAATCGTTGATTCGTGCCACTTATACCCTGTTGGGATTACGTACGTACTTGACCACTGGGCCCAAGGAAACCCGCGCTTGGACGATTCAAGCCGGGATGACAGCTCCCCAAGCTGCGGGCGTAATTCATTCGGATTTTGAGCGGGGATTTATTCGGGCTGAAACTATTGCGTACCAGGATTTGGTTAGTCATGGTTCTATGAATGCAGCTAAGGAAAAAGGACTGGTACGCAGTGAGGGTAAAGAGTATGTAGTGCAAGAAGGGGATGTGATGTTATTCCGGTTTAATGTTTAA
- a CDS encoding Uma2 family endonuclease, which produces MTAFILNNPESASITEEQFYQLCVANRDLRLERTARGDLIIMPTTGGETGNRNFKIAQQLANWTDTDGTGIGFDSSTCFKLPQGADYSPDASWIPLAKWEALTAEQKKKFPPLCPDFVIELRSPSDSLTLLQNKMLEYMDNGTRLGWLIDPKNRQVEIYRQGQEKQTLDNPTTLSGEDVLPGFSLNLNLIW; this is translated from the coding sequence ATGACAGCATTCATTTTAAACAATCCAGAAAGTGCCTCGATTACCGAGGAACAATTTTATCAACTTTGTGTTGCCAACCGCGACTTAAGATTAGAACGAACGGCTCGAGGAGACCTAATTATTATGCCAACGACAGGGGGAGAAACGGGAAACCGGAATTTTAAGATCGCTCAACAATTAGCCAATTGGACGGATACAGACGGAACCGGAATAGGGTTTGATTCTTCCACTTGTTTTAAGCTTCCTCAAGGGGCGGATTATTCCCCCGATGCGTCTTGGATACCCTTAGCCAAATGGGAAGCCTTAACCGCAGAGCAGAAAAAGAAGTTCCCGCCCTTGTGTCCCGATTTTGTCATCGAGCTGCGATCGCCTAGCGATTCCTTGACACTCCTACAAAATAAAATGCTCGAATATATGGATAATGGCACTCGGTTAGGTTGGCTGATCGACCCGAAAAACCGTCAAGTTGAAATTTATCGTCAGGGACAAGAAAAACAAACGTTAGACAATCCAACCACCTTATCCGGAGAAGATGTTTTACCCGGTTTCAGTTTAAATCTTAACTTAATTTGGTAA
- the cbiT gene encoding precorrin-6Y C5,15-methyltransferase subunit CbiT, giving the protein MSLWPFVSPGIPDDLFERLPGIPLSKREIRLLLISALRLRKDSILWDIGAGTGTIPVETGLLCPEGRIFAVERDDEVVSLIRRNCDRFDVNNVEIIEGNAPECLENIPLRPHRVCMEGGRSVKQILEAVWNLLLPEGRIVATAGSLESLYALSEGFAQLQVRHIEVVQSGVNRLEKRGMYQVFAAVDPVFIISGEKLG; this is encoded by the coding sequence ATGTCGCTTTGGCCCTTTGTTTCTCCTGGTATCCCTGATGATCTATTTGAGCGGTTACCTGGTATTCCCTTGAGTAAACGGGAGATCCGATTATTATTGATTTCTGCTCTGCGATTGCGTAAGGATTCAATTTTGTGGGACATTGGTGCAGGAACCGGTACAATTCCGGTAGAGACTGGGTTATTGTGCCCTGAAGGACGGATTTTTGCCGTCGAGCGAGACGACGAGGTGGTCAGCTTAATTCGTCGAAACTGCGATCGCTTTGACGTTAATAATGTAGAAATTATTGAAGGGAATGCCCCCGAATGTTTAGAAAACATTCCTCTGCGCCCCCATCGAGTTTGTATGGAAGGCGGACGCTCAGTTAAACAGATTTTAGAAGCCGTCTGGAATTTGTTACTCCCAGAAGGACGGATTGTGGCAACTGCCGGATCGTTAGAAAGTTTATACGCTTTATCTGAAGGGTTTGCCCAGCTACAAGTGAGACATATAGAAGTCGTTCAATCTGGGGTTAATCGTTTGGAAAAACGGGGAATGTATCAAGTTTTTGCCGCCGTCGATCCAGTGTTTATTATTAGTGGGGAAAAACTTGGTTAA
- a CDS encoding class I SAM-dependent methyltransferase, with amino-acid sequence MMTSEYQHPVLPKATHDERARQEFVMSFKGYLQHKIFPSIKTLYEQEIEPELTAQNPNPQPWEIRRFMKNQPRYQWMGALKRLNQEMLWQSVSTSVERQLPELIERSKPKHPSLGSLSLDPKFIMPSHQTQVDIHCMPGGYHTEDQDDDVTAGAIYDHGVYLYGLGWLGSLNDDLGQSLIHHYLKAEYPQFQPQNILDLGCSVGHSTLPYVEAYPEAEVHGVDLSAPLLRYGHGRAEALNRKVHFHQQNAESMTFADGSFDLIVSHILFHEIPVSAIRRVLKECDRLLRPGGMMVHLESPPYSYLTPYQAFLFDWETANNNEPYWSAMKMQDLAALTTEAGFEPDRITQQFIPSWLRTQQLTVNKGALASRGTWFILAATKDKGE; translated from the coding sequence ATGATGACTTCAGAATATCAACATCCCGTTTTACCGAAAGCGACCCATGATGAAAGGGCGCGTCAAGAATTTGTCATGAGCTTCAAAGGCTATTTGCAGCACAAGATCTTTCCTAGCATTAAAACCCTGTACGAGCAAGAAATAGAGCCAGAATTAACCGCCCAGAACCCCAATCCTCAGCCTTGGGAAATTCGTCGCTTCATGAAAAACCAACCACGCTACCAGTGGATGGGTGCCTTAAAACGGCTGAATCAGGAAATGCTTTGGCAGTCAGTGAGTACCAGCGTTGAGCGACAACTGCCAGAATTGATTGAGCGGTCTAAACCCAAACATCCCTCCCTCGGTTCTTTGAGCCTAGACCCCAAATTTATTATGCCTTCCCATCAAACCCAGGTGGATATTCACTGTATGCCCGGGGGATATCATACGGAAGACCAAGACGATGATGTCACCGCAGGCGCTATTTATGACCATGGGGTTTATCTCTATGGGTTAGGATGGCTGGGTTCTCTGAATGATGACTTAGGACAGAGCCTCATTCATCACTATCTGAAAGCCGAATATCCACAGTTTCAACCCCAGAATATTCTCGATTTAGGTTGTTCGGTTGGTCACAGTACCCTCCCCTATGTAGAAGCTTATCCAGAAGCAGAAGTACATGGGGTAGATCTGAGCGCTCCCTTGTTGCGGTATGGTCATGGTCGAGCAGAAGCCTTAAACCGCAAGGTTCATTTCCATCAACAGAATGCGGAGTCCATGACGTTTGCAGATGGCTCCTTTGATTTAATTGTCAGTCACATTTTATTCCACGAAATCCCGGTTTCGGCCATTCGGCGGGTGTTGAAAGAGTGCGATCGCCTCCTGCGTCCCGGTGGTATGATGGTTCACCTAGAATCTCCTCCCTATTCCTATCTGACTCCCTATCAAGCTTTCTTATTTGATTGGGAAACAGCGAATAATAATGAACCCTATTGGAGCGCGATGAAAATGCAAGACCTGGCAGCATTGACTACTGAAGCTGGGTTTGAACCGGACCGCATTACCCAACAGTTTATCCCCAGTTGGTTGAGAACTCAACAATTAACGGTCAATAAAGGAGCATTAGCCAGCCGAGGGACTTGGTTTATCTTAGCAGCAACTAAAGATAAAGGTGAATAA
- a CDS encoding tetratricopeptide repeat protein yields MNRLWFAFWLTVLVTTESVAIAPKPNPESILTQNSCLVLAQDLVEKGERLSKQQTLTAQLPAIAQWEEARYLWHRAGNSEQEAAALIKLGSIYQYWGATTPARERYRDALALAQQLGDRLQEALILGQLGRIHDMDADRWQKEWQFASDRGFTSVTSRRSDILNQQRHSDSDKAAQFFHQALAIYEVFNQSPQTATFASRQGEAQLLNWLAESKTDTSERYELFQQALRIYEEIGDRKGEAVILNNLTRLRLFEWFDEQAGLDIFDRSRSIYQEIGASSSEDSHWAKKQNVRLLNTMVRYWWSENQARALEFHQQALSLAREIDDFDGEALTLEILGDRYLSSDNLQQGLAFYQQALTLYENLGNGVKQGEMLNHLGNIYSDLGETAKALEYYSQELDLLVGMSHFYRQLGDTNKALDFQYRQPIVLGHLGQIYDRLEEPAAALEQYNKARDVYQAVNDLQGEATFLLAIAERYGDRDRQEDMLTFLNQAVQVYQQAGDREGEAQILEKIATIHVHRFGEWEQGLEALDRMLNLYRSLGDRPGEARTLYRIASLYENELEEKEEALDFYRQRVAIDRELGDSVSEVFHLRTIAKIDYELGNYYPARESFKQAAQVYREKGNLEREARTLIEIGDDYIKFGEQESALEFYQQATPIYQQLGDYKKEAVNLRRMAELHYELEQVPQAILLFSQARQVYQDNGDHSGEAWTLYRTGITYTTLGDLENALASYNQALELYEQEPDASFREERTLDMLLRIGRIYAYSGEQKKAIEFCDRAVSSAQEFLESKPMKSAEVFREIGKACYQIGNPQKAWKAFNAYRQQYQNIGTDEAVTGLMRVGEDYVELGDIEQALYFFVQARRMYQERNFPEGEVNTLTWIANLYFRSGDYPEAFGFYREALRLTQTINNPKKEAGIWSKLGGIYLELGDREKAIASYEQALQIYRNLGNARREGETLEDLGTVYEQLKETEKALEFYDDSLTLFEAGGLRWKLGASLRKIGQLHFELGNLEPALRFFNQSLIVADRRYDFLYVELGKVHTELGHLEQAWDAFNTALKLDPVPETKADTLLGMARIERQRGNLNMALNRIEAAIALIEEVRARKNSPEERQTFFAAKQLYYEFYIDLLMELHQHHPTKGYDAQALNINERSRARSLLELLAEANTDIRKGVDPDLVLQERRLQQQLDALDRREVALYQEEFTQEQVVNLKQERQYLLNQYKALQRKIREVSPSYAALTQPEPVTLEEIQQNILDRDTLVLQYALGEEGSFLWAITQDRLISYILPSRQDIEQKARQFRGDIGHPRSRHQPQKAIASGEALNSLILQPLREHSDKKRLAIVADGALHYIPFSALPNPHARENNLSSLVEAYELVHLPSLSTLAILRQDFSQRQSAPQQLAIVADPVFSRDDERLENHPSSSTSNSVSLLPRATTDIGVQLQRLPGTRQEAEAIASLIPESQRIQAFDFEANYAFATHTPLNQYRTVHFATHGILNSVNPELSGLVLSLIDEQGNPSNGFLRLHDIYNLDLSADLVVLSACQTGLGKEIQGEGLIGLTRGFMYAGTPRVLVSLWNVDDAATAEMMTRFYRLMWQEQLSPTKALQEAQLEMQTETQWRAPFYWAGFTLQGEWEEIKEE; encoded by the coding sequence ATGAATCGTCTTTGGTTTGCCTTCTGGTTAACAGTGCTGGTTACCACTGAATCTGTGGCGATCGCCCCGAAACCTAACCCAGAATCTATTCTCACCCAGAATTCTTGTCTCGTTTTGGCTCAAGACTTGGTGGAGAAAGGCGAGCGCTTAAGCAAGCAGCAAACCTTGACGGCTCAATTACCGGCGATCGCCCAGTGGGAAGAAGCCCGTTACCTATGGCACAGGGCGGGGAATTCCGAGCAGGAAGCAGCAGCTTTAATTAAACTTGGCTCCATCTACCAATATTGGGGAGCCACTACCCCAGCGCGGGAGCGTTACCGTGATGCTTTAGCTTTGGCTCAACAGCTTGGCGATCGCCTCCAAGAAGCCTTGATTTTAGGGCAACTGGGGAGAATTCACGACATGGATGCCGATCGATGGCAGAAAGAATGGCAATTTGCGAGCGATCGCGGTTTTACATCAGTTACCTCTCGTCGCTCAGATATTTTAAACCAACAACGTCACAGTGATTCGGATAAAGCTGCCCAATTCTTTCATCAAGCCTTAGCCATTTATGAAGTGTTCAACCAATCTCCTCAAACCGCAACCTTTGCCTCGCGACAGGGGGAAGCACAGTTGCTCAACTGGCTGGCAGAATCCAAAACCGATACCAGCGAACGATACGAATTGTTCCAGCAAGCGTTGAGAATTTATGAGGAGATTGGCGATCGCAAAGGCGAAGCGGTTATTCTGAACAATTTAACTCGATTACGCTTATTTGAATGGTTTGACGAGCAAGCCGGATTGGACATATTCGATCGCTCTCGATCCATTTACCAAGAAATTGGTGCATCGTCTTCAGAAGATAGCCATTGGGCAAAAAAACAGAACGTTCGGCTCTTAAATACAATGGTTCGCTACTGGTGGAGCGAGAATCAAGCCAGAGCGTTAGAGTTTCACCAGCAAGCTTTGAGTCTGGCTCGTGAGATAGATGATTTCGATGGCGAAGCCTTAACCCTGGAAATTTTGGGCGATCGCTATCTTTCCTCCGATAATCTGCAACAGGGATTAGCGTTTTATCAACAAGCCTTAACCCTATACGAAAATCTGGGAAATGGGGTTAAGCAAGGGGAAATGTTGAATCATTTAGGGAATATCTATAGCGATCTGGGAGAAACGGCTAAAGCGCTAGAGTACTATTCCCAAGAACTGGATCTATTGGTAGGAATGAGTCATTTTTATCGTCAACTTGGGGATACAAATAAAGCATTAGATTTCCAATATCGCCAACCCATAGTTTTGGGTCATTTAGGTCAAATTTACGATCGCTTAGAAGAACCAGCAGCCGCCTTAGAGCAGTATAACAAAGCACGAGACGTGTATCAAGCGGTCAACGATCTGCAAGGGGAAGCCACGTTTTTGCTGGCGATCGCCGAACGATATGGCGATCGCGATCGTCAGGAAGACATGCTAACCTTCTTAAATCAAGCTGTTCAAGTGTATCAACAGGCTGGTGATAGAGAGGGAGAAGCCCAAATTTTAGAGAAAATTGCCACCATCCATGTCCATCGATTCGGAGAGTGGGAGCAGGGATTAGAAGCCCTCGATCGGATGTTAAACCTTTATCGGAGTCTTGGCGATCGCCCTGGAGAAGCCAGAACCCTTTACCGGATTGCGTCCCTCTACGAAAATGAGTTGGAAGAGAAAGAAGAAGCCTTAGATTTTTATCGCCAAAGAGTTGCGATCGACCGCGAATTAGGGGACAGTGTTAGTGAAGTCTTTCATCTGAGAACAATTGCCAAAATCGACTACGAACTCGGCAATTATTACCCTGCACGAGAGTCCTTCAAGCAAGCAGCACAGGTTTACCGAGAAAAAGGAAATTTAGAGCGAGAAGCGAGAACATTAATTGAAATTGGTGATGACTATATCAAATTCGGAGAACAGGAAAGTGCGTTAGAGTTTTACCAGCAAGCCACTCCCATTTATCAACAGTTAGGAGACTATAAAAAAGAAGCCGTAAACCTCAGACGGATGGCTGAACTTCATTACGAGTTAGAGCAGGTACCACAAGCTATCCTTCTATTTTCTCAAGCGCGGCAAGTTTACCAAGACAATGGCGATCATTCTGGGGAAGCCTGGACGCTGTACCGGACGGGAATAACGTACACGACTCTGGGAGATTTGGAAAATGCTTTAGCCTCTTATAACCAAGCTTTGGAACTTTACGAACAAGAACCCGATGCATCGTTTCGAGAAGAACGAACCCTGGATATGTTGCTCCGGATTGGTCGAATTTATGCCTATTCGGGAGAACAAAAGAAAGCCATAGAGTTTTGCGATCGCGCCGTCAGTTCCGCTCAAGAATTCCTTGAATCTAAACCGATGAAAAGCGCCGAAGTTTTTCGAGAAATTGGGAAGGCTTGCTATCAAATTGGCAATCCACAGAAGGCATGGAAAGCCTTTAATGCCTATCGACAACAGTATCAAAACATTGGCACAGATGAAGCAGTCACGGGCTTGATGCGTGTGGGAGAAGATTATGTAGAACTGGGAGATATCGAACAGGCGTTATATTTTTTTGTGCAAGCTAGAAGGATGTATCAAGAACGTAATTTTCCCGAAGGAGAGGTCAATACCTTAACTTGGATAGCTAACCTCTATTTTCGTTCGGGAGACTATCCGGAAGCTTTTGGGTTTTATCGCGAAGCCTTGCGGTTGACTCAAACGATTAACAATCCTAAAAAAGAAGCTGGAATATGGTCAAAACTGGGAGGCATTTATCTAGAGTTAGGAGATCGAGAAAAAGCGATCGCCTCCTATGAGCAAGCGTTGCAAATTTACCGCAACCTGGGAAATGCCAGGAGAGAAGGAGAAACCTTGGAGGATTTAGGGACAGTTTACGAACAATTGAAAGAGACAGAAAAAGCGCTGGAGTTTTATGACGACTCTCTAACTCTTTTTGAAGCAGGGGGTTTGCGATGGAAACTAGGTGCGAGTTTGCGAAAAATTGGTCAACTTCACTTTGAATTGGGGAATTTAGAACCGGCTTTGAGGTTCTTTAACCAGTCATTAATTGTTGCCGATAGACGGTATGATTTCCTTTATGTTGAATTAGGCAAGGTTCATACTGAGTTAGGCCATTTGGAACAAGCTTGGGATGCGTTCAACACTGCTCTGAAATTAGATCCCGTTCCGGAAACTAAGGCAGATACCCTCTTGGGGATGGCACGAATAGAACGCCAGCGCGGGAACCTTAACATGGCTTTGAATCGCATTGAAGCGGCGATCGCCCTCATCGAAGAAGTACGCGCTCGAAAAAATTCCCCGGAAGAACGACAAACCTTTTTTGCTGCTAAACAGCTCTATTACGAGTTCTACATCGACCTATTAATGGAGTTGCATCAACACCATCCAACTAAAGGTTATGATGCGCAAGCGCTGAATATTAACGAACGCTCTCGCGCTAGAAGCCTCCTAGAACTCCTTGCGGAAGCGAATACCGATATTCGCAAAGGAGTCGATCCGGATTTAGTGCTTCAGGAACGCCGCTTACAGCAACAATTAGATGCCCTCGATCGCCGGGAAGTTGCCCTGTATCAGGAAGAATTTACTCAAGAACAAGTCGTTAACCTCAAACAAGAACGGCAATATCTCTTGAATCAATACAAGGCTCTACAAAGGAAAATCCGAGAAGTAAGTCCGAGCTATGCCGCCCTGACTCAACCTGAACCTGTGACTTTAGAAGAAATTCAGCAAAATATTCTCGATCGCGATACTTTAGTTCTGCAATATGCTCTGGGTGAAGAGGGCAGTTTTCTCTGGGCAATTACCCAAGACCGTTTAATCTCTTATATCCTTCCTTCTCGTCAAGACATTGAGCAAAAAGCTAGACAATTTCGTGGCGATATCGGTCATCCTCGCTCTCGTCATCAACCCCAAAAAGCGATCGCCTCTGGTGAAGCATTAAATTCCCTCATTCTCCAACCTCTCAGAGAACACAGCGATAAAAAACGTCTGGCGATCGTTGCTGATGGAGCCTTACACTACATTCCCTTCAGCGCTCTCCCCAATCCCCATGCTAGAGAAAACAACTTGAGTTCGTTAGTCGAAGCTTATGAACTCGTCCATCTTCCTTCCCTGTCTACCCTAGCCATTTTGCGTCAAGATTTTTCCCAACGCCAAAGCGCACCTCAGCAATTGGCGATCGTTGCCGATCCAGTGTTTAGTCGAGATGACGAACGGTTAGAGAATCATCCTTCTTCCTCAACGTCTAATTCTGTGTCCTTACTTCCCCGTGCCACCACAGATATAGGTGTTCAACTCCAACGACTGCCCGGTACTCGGCAAGAAGCTGAGGCGATCGCCTCCCTTATCCCGGAATCCCAACGGATTCAAGCCTTTGACTTTGAAGCCAACTACGCTTTTGCCACCCATACTCCATTAAACCAGTATCGCACGGTGCATTTTGCCACCCACGGCATTCTCAACAGCGTCAATCCCGAACTGTCGGGGTTAGTGCTGTCCTTAATCGACGAACAAGGTAATCCCAGCAATGGATTTTTGCGTCTCCACGACATTTACAACTTAGATTTATCTGCTGATTTGGTGGTTCTCAGTGCTTGCCAAACGGGACTAGGGAAAGAAATTCAAGGAGAAGGCTTAATCGGATTAACCCGAGGGTTTATGTATGCGGGTACGCCTAGGGTACTCGTCAGTTTATGGAATGTTGATGATGCCGCCACCGCAGAGATGATGACTCGTTTTTATCGTCTGATGTGGCAAGAACAATTATCGCCCACAAAAGCCTTGCAAGAGGCACAACTGGAGATGCAAACCGAGACTCAATGGAGAGCGCCGTTTTATTGGGCAGGGTTTACTCTGCAAGGAGAATGGGAGGAAATAAAGGAAGAATAG
- a CDS encoding aminotransferase class I/II-fold pyridoxal phosphate-dependent enzyme, translated as MSQAKTPILDALRHYVTHPHAPFYTPGHKRGVGISRPLADLFGSLVFQADLSELPDLDNLYAPDGAIREAQDLAAQAFGANRTWFLVNGSTVGVMAAILATCTSGEKIILPRNIHSSAISGLILSGAMPIFVNPEYDPDWDMVNSVTPMSIQKALSKHPDAKAVMMVYPTYQGVCGDVEAIAQLCHDSHIPLIVDEAHGPHFHFHPDLPPSALSCGADVAIQSSHKVLGAMTQASMLHLKGSRIDPEAIRRSLQLLQSTSPSYLLLASLDAARQQMALQGESLIFQTLQLAERAQQSLKTLPKLNVLETKISKGFLALDPTRLNVKVTSCGLTGYQADRLLHDRHGVIAELPSAQSLTFIISLGNTQADIDQLVQGLAQICPTQGTHECSSDPTVLQRWQEECLFVHPSSFLISPALSPRQAFFSPTETLPLEQTDERICAEIICPYPPGIPAIMPGEMINMSALDYLQQVLSLGGTIAGCSDPTLKTLKVVRQ; from the coding sequence GTGTCTCAAGCCAAAACCCCCATTTTAGATGCGCTTCGCCACTATGTGACCCACCCTCACGCTCCGTTTTATACTCCTGGCCATAAGCGGGGAGTCGGTATTTCTCGCCCTTTGGCTGATTTATTTGGGAGTTTGGTCTTTCAAGCGGATTTATCGGAATTGCCCGATCTGGATAATTTGTATGCTCCAGATGGGGCGATCCGAGAAGCCCAAGATTTGGCAGCTCAAGCGTTTGGTGCAAATCGAACCTGGTTTTTGGTTAATGGTTCGACAGTCGGTGTGATGGCTGCGATTTTGGCAACTTGCACCAGTGGCGAGAAGATTATTTTACCCCGAAATATTCATAGTTCAGCGATTTCTGGATTAATTCTCTCTGGAGCGATGCCCATTTTTGTTAATCCTGAGTACGATCCGGATTGGGATATGGTCAATAGTGTTACGCCGATGTCGATCCAGAAGGCGTTGAGCAAACATCCAGATGCGAAGGCAGTGATGATGGTTTATCCAACGTATCAGGGGGTTTGTGGAGATGTGGAGGCGATCGCTCAATTATGCCATGACTCTCATATTCCCTTGATTGTAGATGAAGCCCATGGCCCCCATTTTCACTTCCATCCCGATTTACCTCCTTCAGCTCTATCTTGTGGCGCGGATGTGGCGATTCAATCGAGTCATAAGGTTTTGGGGGCGATGACACAAGCCTCGATGCTACATTTGAAAGGGTCGCGGATCGATCCGGAAGCCATTCGGCGATCGCTCCAACTGCTCCAATCAACCAGCCCCAGTTATTTACTGCTCGCCTCTTTAGACGCTGCTCGTCAGCAAATGGCTCTGCAAGGAGAGAGCTTGATTTTCCAAACCTTACAGTTAGCAGAACGGGCACAACAAAGCCTAAAAACACTTCCCAAATTAAACGTTTTAGAGACCAAAATCAGCAAGGGTTTTCTTGCTTTAGATCCCACTCGCTTAAATGTTAAAGTCACCTCTTGCGGCTTAACCGGTTATCAAGCCGATCGACTTTTACACGATCGCCACGGAGTTATTGCTGAATTACCCTCTGCCCAATCTTTAACCTTTATTATTAGTCTGGGCAACACTCAGGCTGATATCGATCAATTAGTCCAAGGATTAGCCCAAATTTGCCCAACCCAAGGGACTCATGAGTGTTCCTCCGATCCAACAGTACTACAACGATGGCAAGAAGAATGTTTATTTGTCCATCCATCCTCATTTTTAATTAGTCCTGCCCTTTCTCCTCGTCAAGCCTTTTTCTCTCCAACAGAAACCTTACCTTTAGAACAAACAGATGAGCGTATTTGTGCAGAAATCATTTGTCCCTATCCTCCCGGCATTCCCGCAATCATGCCAGGTGAAATGATTAATATGTCAGCGTTGGATTATCTACAACAGGTGTTATCCCTAGGAGGGACGATCGCCGGGTGTAGCGATCCCACCCTGAAAACTTTAAAAGTTGTTAGGCAATAG